The Lutra lutra chromosome 10, mLutLut1.2, whole genome shotgun sequence genome contains a region encoding:
- the LOC125078186 gene encoding 60S ribosomal protein L39-like, with amino-acid sequence MSSHKTSRIKRFLAKKQKQNRPIPQWIRMKTGNKIRYNSKRRHRRRTKLGL; translated from the coding sequence ATGTCTTCTCACAAGACTTCCAGGATCAAGCGATTCctggccaagaaacaaaagcagaatcgtCCCATTCCCCAGTGGATTCGGATGAAAACTGGTAACAAAATCAGGTACAACTCCAAGAGGAGGCACCGGAGGAGAACCAAGCTGGGTCTCTAA